In Zingiber officinale cultivar Zhangliang chromosome 3B, Zo_v1.1, whole genome shotgun sequence, a single window of DNA contains:
- the LOC121967822 gene encoding uncharacterized protein LOC121967822, whose translation MESTQWRKGQSPGSANRGGGKICRRCGWVYPNAHPGKKHRQAHQKRCRATASMPADDAGNAAARVVDVSVGPCELLAEENHGGKCGEEVMGVSVPEGEEGEDVRDMSPSGGDGEEMVKNTILEIAFVENSHKYALDHGDMVQSPNEEPIETHAESSICLQSHSVSSGAHVVYASEDSNFVFYSTSTDGSLLAAPEEMDCATAQSILDTPIRVTPYDFSLTVDRASPVNVQVANLVREVTANAVESKLYNSQDMKSDVAKDVSEARLSCKDGAFTSETNTNGLFDVSVHSSGDIHQAEKPVNSLLIMNKFEDSHTLPLASTSCLVEVSDVNPDSLEDHGSSCSDGLCSLKNNACEFFNISAHFSGCDNQNSNASLDGSEPEDHHSSAVVSKAVLVVLEPGYLEAFAEEPDLTKPCGNAEVGKNIDKNVNDSPSIISADEEFSFHRETFDGNKTNEINKDHNYKNVNSRIQLTNELEHEVALAIVNFQGPKEEMDQLQRDNRVTSVELPVDQARDINRTSDSCETDCSAIEKEADKLESLSKGLDAYEYSGANLTNADSGMHRFNVSSVINIESQIDRQAKTPIDNNFMNKEKIHEMGQEGSYSMDPRSCSQSISYPFIPMPPHGDESEKTDLLNRNGAISLKQHYISSSEIFEQSDAGNQTIDHSDRKAETFVLQAIAERSVAGDGISSSYSHSVSDCNSDQQRTQEILEERFEQPSSCDKTIDHPDGKALITVFEATSESAIHDQHSYGLDVHIGGTNNVETILLSQLKQDVHDIAKIELLNSDKNNPDSLFVANTDVHIASGGKENTCCSMNKEESNARQCSEVCLFPEGGESITTEPEKMSTIIHSLAGKPSLDPHPKINHHIEVTSNNFYQPSKEENVHIECMEQTQSSGGKLDDTVEPMEEADSSNKKTLDSVKENIETCSIRALRSLMPEGAIPSMGYVIEAESNLDVAASPPTNSLTAKELLSDLTAVDAFQGNVDIFDMLEISLTTLVESGRRSVTMENATVEILKQEFAKRNSIDENTDNLLDLNFGQPQAILKNLLAEAHVERKQKFASGRDDTAVLSSKRISWHTENDEHALEPATLKTVSERSNEFLGNRAYHKEWNSPARLPVTKHNKKKVKRRQTWIPFICCSSIH comes from the exons ATGGAGAGCACGCAGTGGCGGAAGGGGCAGTCTCCAG GGAGTGCGAACCGTGGAGGCGGCAAGATTTGTCGCCGTTGCGGGTGGGTGTACCCGAACGCGCACCCTGGCAAGAAGCACCGGCAGGCTCACCAGAAGCGATGCCGCGCCACAGCTTCCATGCCGGCGGATGACGCAGGTAATGCCGCTGCTAGAGTGGTGGATGTGAGCGTGGGGCCTTGTGAGCTGCTTGCGGAGGAGAATCATGGTGGAAAATGTG GAGAGGAGGTGATGGGGGTATCAGTGCCCGAgggggaagaaggagaagatgtGAGAGACATGAGTCCATCCGGTGGAGACGGTGAAGAAATGGTCAAAAATACGATTTTGGAGATTGCATTTGTGG AAAATTCTCATAAGTATGCTCTAGATCATGGCGATATGGTTCAGAGTCCTAATGAGGAACCAATTGAAACTCATGCTGAGAGTTCAATATGCTTACAAAGTCATTCAGTGTCATCTGGGGCTCATGTGGTTTATGCTTCTGAAGATTCAAACTTTGTTTTTTATTCCACTTCAACTGATGGATCTTTACTGGCAGCTCCAGAGGAAATGGATTGTGCTACAGCTCAAAGCATACTGGATACTCCAATTAGAGTAACACCTTATGATTTCAGTTTGACTGTAGATCGTGCTAGTCCAGTGAATGTGCAGGTAGCCAATTTGGTTCGTGAAGTGACTGCAAATGCAGTAGAATCTAAGTTATACAATTCTCAAGATATGAAAAGTGATGTTGCTAAAGACGTGTCTGAAGCTCGACTATCTTGCAAGGATGGAGCATTCACTTCAGAAACTAATACCAATGGCCTTTTTGATGTTTCTGTTCATTCCTCTGGAGATATTCATCAAGCTGAGAAGCCTGTTAATTCTCTACTAATTATGAATAAGTTTGAGGACTCGCATACTTTACCATTGGCATCAACCTCATGTTTGGTGGAAGTGTCTGATGTCAATCCTGATTCTCTTGAAGACCATGGGTCTTCTTGCAGTGATGGATTGTGCtcattgaaaaataatgcttgtgaattttttaatatttcgGCTCATTTCTCTGGTTGTGACAACCAAAACAGCAATGCTTCACTAGATGGAAGTGAGCCTGAAGATCATCATTCATCAGCAGTGGTGTCAAAGGCGGTTTTGGTGGTATTGGAGCCTGGGTATCTTGAAGCCTTTGCAGAAGAGCCTGATCTTACTAAACCTTGTGGCAATGCTGAAGTAGGGAAAAACATTGATAAAAATGTGAATGACAGTCCATCAATCATTTCAGCAGATGAAGAATTTTCCTTTCACAGAGAAACATTTGATGGAAATAAAACCAATGAGATAAATAAAGATCATAACTATAAGAATGTGAACAGTAGAATCCAGTTGACCAATGAACTTGAGCATGAGGTGGCTCTGGCAATAGTAAATTTTCAAGGtcccaaagaagaaatggatcaACTTCAGAGAGATAACCGAGTCACAAGTGTAGAGCTACCAgtagatcaagcaagggatataaATCGAACTTCTGATTCATGTGAAACTGATTGCTCAGCAATTGAGAAAGAAGCAGATAAACTAGAATCACTTTCCAAAGGCCTGGATGCTTATGAATATAGTGGAGCTAATTTAACAAATGCAGATTCAGGCATGCATCGATTTAATGTGAGTTCTGTAATAAATATTGAAAGTCAAATTGATAGACAAGCCAAAACACCAATCGACAACAATTTTATGAACAAGGAGAAGATACATGAAATGGGACAAGAAGGAAGTTATTCTATGGACCCAAGATCTTGTTCTCAGTCTATTTCTTATCCCTTTATACCGATGCCTCCACATGGAGATGAATCTGAGAAGACAGATCTGCTAAACAGAAATGGTGCCATAAGTTTAAAACAACATTATATTAGTTCCAGTGAAATATTTGAACAATCTGACGCAGGCAATCAAACAATTGATCATTCTGATAGAAAGGCAGAAACTTTTGTTCTTCAAGCTATTGCAGAACGTAGTGTTGCTGGTGATGGTATCAGTTCCAGTTACTCGCACAGTGTTTCTGATTGCAACTCAGATCAACAACGTACACAAGAAATTCTTGAGGAAAGATTCGAACAACCATCTTCTTGTGACAAAACCATTGATCATCCTGATGGAAAGGCATTAATTACTGTCTTTGAAGCTACATCAGAGAGTGCTATTCATGATCAACATTCTTATGGATTGGATGTCCATATAGGCGGGACAAACAATGTGGAGACCATCCTTTTATCTCAGCTGAAGCAGGATGTTCATGATATTGCAAAAATTGAACTTTTGAACAGTGACAAAAACAATCCGGATAGTCTATTTGTTGCAAATACAGATGTTCATATTGCTTCTGGTGGAAAAGAAAATACTTGCTGCAGTATGAATAAGGAAGAATCAAATGCCAGACAGTGCAGTGAAGTATGTTTGTTCCCTGAAGGTGGAGAAAGCATTACAACTGAACCTGAGAAAATGTCTACTATCATTCATTCTTTGGCTGGGAAGCCTTCTTTGGATCCCCACCCAAAAATTAATCATCATATTGAAGTTACTTCCAACAACTTCTATCAGCCTTCAAAGGAGGAAAACGTTCATATTGAATGTATGGAACAAACTCAGTCATCTGGTGGAAAATTGGATGACACGGTGGAACCTATGGAAGAGGCTGACTCATCTAACAAGAAAACACTTGATTCGGTCAAGGAGAACATTGAAACATGCAGCATTCGTGCGTTAAGGAGCTTGATGCCAG AGGGAGCAATTCCATCCATGGGGTATGTAATCGAAGCAGAATCCAATCTTGATGTGGCAGCTTCACCACCTACCAATTCCCTGACAGCGAAGGAGCTACTATCTGATTTAACAGCGGTCGATGCTTTTCAAGGCAATGTTGATATCTTTGACATGTTGGAGATATCTTTGACTACACTGGTTGAATCTGGCCGACGATCAGTTACTATGGAGAATGCAACAGTTGAAATCCTCAAACAAGAATTTGCAAAAAGAAACAGTATCGACGAAAACACTGACAATTTGCTAGACCTGAACTTCGGGCAACCACAAGCTATATTGAAGAATCTCCTAGCCGAAGCACACGTCGAAAGAAAACAGAAATTTGCCAGCGGCCGAGACGACACTGCAGTTTTGAGCTCCAAAAGAATAAGTTGGCATACCGAGAATGATGAGCATGCTCTAGAACCTGCAACACTCAAAACAGTTTCTGAAAGATCGAATGAGTTCTTGGGCAATCGAGCATATCACAAGGAATGGAACTCACCTGCGAGATTACCCGTCACCAAACACAACAAGAAGAAAGTAAAGCGAAGGCAAACCTGGATACCATTCATTTGTTGTTCATCCATCCACTGA
- the LOC121968639 gene encoding peptidyl-prolyl cis-trans isomerase FKBP15-1-like: MARLHLYVALTVASLVLASAQKSGDVTELQIGVKYKPKSCTIQAHKGDVIKVHYRGSLTNGEVFDSTFERDPIEFELGSGQVIEGWDQGLLGMCVGEKRKLKIPAKLAYGAEGSPPKIPGGATLLFDTELVAVNGKPSDAESEL, translated from the exons ATGGCGAGGCTTCACCTCTATGTTGCGTTAACCGTTGCTTCATTAGTGCTCG CTTCTGCTCAGAAATCGGGCGACGTGACGGAACTCCAGATCGGAGTTAAG TACAAACCAAAGTCTTGCACCATTCAAGCTCACAAAGGTGACGTAATTAAAGTTCACTATCGA GGTTCACTTACAAACGGAGAAGTATTTGATTCCACTTTTGAAAGAGACCCAATTGAATTTGAACTTGGCAGTGGTCAGGTGATTGAAG GATGGGATCAAGGGCTCTTGGGCATGTGTGTTGGCGAAAAGCGAAAACTGAAAATTCCCGCAAAACTTGCTTATGGTGCCGAAGGATCACCTCCAAAGATCCCAG GTGGAGCCACCCTACTCTTTGACACTGAGCTAGTCGCGGTCAACGGGAAGCCATCTGATGCAGAGAGCGAGCTGTAG